The nucleotide sequence CTTTAAAAGAACCTGGAGATCTCGGTTAGGTAAAGTGTTATGTGGTTTGAAAGCACATATTTTGCTGGCAGATGGCATGTTTACACAACTCTTTGTTTCAAGGTAAGGATTAATGATACATGATGACTGTTTGTTCATCCTCTAAGAttaaagtcgcttgttcatttcaatgcttgttattctctcatgtGCCAGCAGATAATAAGGACGAATGATAAATGAAGATTGTTTGTTCATCATCTAAGAttaaagtcgcttgttcatgtcaatgctggttattctctcaggtgccaagaGGCTGGTTccacataactctcacttactctattgaacatgtcgtatgcatttcgagcgcttgcttccctttgtttctcttATCTTTGATTGACTCGCGAGCTCGGGTACCGTCACAGGTACCTGTGTACAGTACTGGGGAACGTCACAGGTACCTGTGTACAGTGCTGGGGAACGTCACAGGTACCTGTGTACAGTACTGGGGAACGTCACAGGTACCTGTGTACAGTACTGGGGAACGTCACAGGTACCTGTGTACAGTACTGGGGAACGTCACAGGTACCTGTGTACAGTACTGGGGAACGTCACAGGTACCTGTGTACAGTACTGGGGAACGTCACAGGTACCTGTGTACAGTACTGGGGAACGTCACAGGTACCTGTGTACAGTACTGGGGAACGTCACAGGTACCTGTGTACAGTACTGGGGAACGTCACAGGTACCTGTGTACAGTACTGGGGAACGTCACAGGTACCTGTGTACAGTACTGGGGAACGTCACAGGTACCTGTGTACAGTACTGGGGAACGTCACAGGTACCTGTGTACAGTACTGGGGAACGTCACAGGTACCTGTGTACAGTACTGGGGACCGTGGGATACACCGACCTTGTAATGAATGTTCCAAATGAGTATCCCCAGCAAATTATCTTCAGGGCAAAAACACGACCATGCACATTGACTTTACaagagacgggcgcagtggcgtggtggtaagacgtcggttcgtgagttcgaatcccggtcgctgccgcctggtgggttaagagtggagatttgtccgatctcccaggtcaacttatgtgcagacctgccagtgacttaacccctttcgtgtgtacacgcaagcacaagaccaagtgcgcacggaaaagatcctgtaatccatgtcggagttcggtgggttatggaaaaacgaaaatacccagcatgcctactcaacgaaagcggagtgaagctgattATGCTATCAGGGAaaagtgtggggaacccaaatgggcaaacgagctcacacgtaaccagacaattctggaatgctgaagaagaagaagacttcacAAGCAATCTATGATGGGTTATATATTTGCATCCCTGTTACTCTTCTGATAGACTCTCTCATTCTGAATGCTTAAAAAAGAGTTGTGTACATTGTAGCAAAGAATCAACGTCCGCATATTTTGCTTGGAGGCATAGAAATGCAACACGTTCTTGACACCTTTAGCCTTTGCTTGCTGTTCCTAATAATTGTgcgtttacaaaatataacttTTTATAACTTCTGACTCTGGAATTTGATGACGTAACttatttgtcagtgtgtgtgtgtgtgtgtgtgtgtgtaagtctgtgtttgtttgtttgtttgtttgtttatatgtatgtgtgtttgtttgtgtgtgtttgtttgtttgtgtgtatgtgtgttaaagtttgtgtgcgtgtgtgtgcgtgtgtgtatgtgtgtgtgtgtgtgtatgcgtgttaatgtgtgtgtgtgtgtgtgtgtgtgtgtgtgtgtgtgtgtgtctgcgtgttaatgtgtgtgtgtacgtgtgtgtgtgtgtgtttgcttgcgtGCGCCTCGCCAGTCGGCCTCAGcgcgataaaaaaaaatagaggtTCTACCGAGATTTGAACTCGGATCGCTGGATTCAAAGTCCAGAGTGCTAACCATTACACCATGGAACCCTTGATGTTTTAAAACTATAGCCAAAGGGATTTGTTCACACACCTCACAATGAGAACAACGTATTCTTTGTTTCTACCAGCTGTCGAGTGTCGTATCCTATATCGAACATGAGAGATAGATGACGGAGGGTACACGCGAGTGcgctgtgtacgtgtgtttgtgcaaACCCTCTTCCCAACTCCCCACACACTATCATCCCCGACAAACCCTGCCCAGtaaaacagcagcagcaacaccactaccaccaccaccaccaccatcaccaacaccaacaacaacaacaacaacaaccatccGTGTGAGATATCGTGGACGCATAGATTTGACTGATCACACGCTGGTCTTTAAGATCTTTGTTTATTTCTGAGGTTGATTTTGTGTAGAACACGACAGAGTAATAAGAAAGTAACAGTgttaatgtgtgtatgtgtgcactgTGTGCTGTTTGTGCGTGAAACAAGGGAGACAAGCACTAAAAGCGAAACAAGAGTAAGGAGCGTTACGGAGTTGCTGTCCATGGGTGTTGTTTCCTGCGGGCAGATATCTTATAATGTACAGTTCCTGTTTTTAGCTCCTTGTTGTCATGAAACTGCTGGTCCATAACTCCAGCTTACTtttcttgtgtctgtctgtgtgtcagtctgacTGTGTGTCACGTCAGTCTCactctgtgtgtcagtctgacTGTGTGTCACGTCAGTCTCACTTTGTGTATCAGTCTGACTGTGTGTCATGTGAGTCTCactctgtgtgtcagtctgacTGTGTGTCACGTCAGTCTcactttgtgtgtctgtctgactgtgtgtcacGTGAGTCTCactctgtgtgtcagtctgacTGTGTGTCACGTAGGCCTCactctgtgtgtcagtctgacTGTGTGTCACGTCAGTCTCACTCTGTGTATCAGTCTGACTGTGTGTCACGTAGGCCTCACTCTGTGTATCAGTCTGACTGTGTGTCACGTCAGCCTGactctgtgtgtcagtctgacTGTGTATCATGTCAGCCTCactctgtgtgtcagtctgacTGTATGTCACGTCAGTCTCACTTTGTGTATCAGTCTGACTGTGTGTCACGTCAGCCTCACTCTGTGTATCAGTCTGACTGTGTGTCACGTCAGCCTGactctgtgtgtcagtctgacTGTGTGTCATGTGAGTCTCactctgtgtgtcagtctgacTGTGTGTCACGTCAGTCTGACTGTGCGTCCCGTAGGCCTCACTTTGTGTGTCAGTCTGACTGTGTGTCACGTGAGTCTCactctgtgtgtcagtctgacTGTGCGTCACGTAGGCCTCactctgtgtgtcagtctgacTGTGTGTCACGTCAGTCTCactctgtgtgtcagtctgacTGTGTGTCACGTCAGCCTCACTCTGTGTGTCACGTCAGTCTCACTCTGTGTGTCAcgtcagtctgtgtgtcagtctgacTGTGTGTCACGTGAGTCTCactctgtgtgtcagtctgacTGTGTGTCACGTCAGTCTCactctgtgtgtcagtctgacTGTGTGTCACGTGAGTCTCACTCTGTGTGTCAGCCTGACTGTGTGTCACGTCAGTCTCACTCTGTGTGTCACGTCTGACTATGTGTCACGTAGGCCTCactctgtgtgtcagtctgacTGTGCGTCCCGTAGGCCTCACTTTGTGTGTCAGTCTGACTGTGTGTCACGTGAGTCTCactctgtgtgtcagtctgacTGTGCGTCACGTAGGCCTCACTCTGTGTGTTAGTCTGACTGTGTGTCACGTGAGTCTCACTTTGTGTGTCAGTCTGACTGTGCGTCACGTAGGCCTCactctgtgtgtcagtctgtgtgtcacgtcagtctcactctgtgtgtcagtctgtgtgtcacgtgagtctcactctgtgtgtcagtctgacTGTGTGTCACGTCAGTCTCactctgtttgtcagtctgacTGTGTGTCACGTGAGTCTCactctgtgtgtcagtctgacTGTGTGTCACGTCAGTCTCactctgtgtgtcagtctgacTATGTGTCACGTAGGCCTCactctgtgtgtcagtctgacTGTGTGTCACGTGAGTCTCactctgtgtgtcagtctgacTATGTGTCACGTCAGTCTCACTTTGTGTGTCAGTCTGACTGTGTGTCACGTAGGCCTCactctgtgtgtcagtctgacTGTGTGTCACGTCAGTCTTACTTTGTGTGTCCGTCTGACTGTGTGTCACGTCAGTCTCactctgtgtgtcagtctgacTATGTGTCACGTCAGTCTCactctgtgtgtcagtctgacTGTGTGTCATGTGAGTCTCactctgtgtgtcagtctgacTGTGTGTCACGTCAGTCTCactctgtgtgtcagtctgacTGTGTGTCACGTCAGTCTCactctgtgtgtcagtctgacTATGTGTCACGTCAGTCTCactctgtgtgtcagtctgacTGTGTGTCACGTCAGTCTCactctgtgtgtcagtctgaaTGTGTGTCACGTGAGTCTCactctgtgtgtcagtctgacTGTGTGTCACGTAGGCCTCactctgtgtgtcagtctgacTATGTGTCACGTCAGTCTTactctgtgtgtcagtctgacTGTGTGTCACGTCAGTCTCactctgtgtgtcagtctgacTATGTGTCACGTCAGTCTCactctgtgtgtcagtctgacTATGTGTCACGTCAGTCTCactctgtgtgtcagtctgacTGTGTGTCACGTCAGTCTCactctgtgtgtcagtctgacTATGTGTCACGTCAGTCTCactctgtgtgtcagtctgacTGTGTGTCACGTCAGTCTCactctgtgtgtcagtctgacTATGTGTCACGTCAGTCTCactctgtgtgtcagtctgacTGTGTGTCACGTCAGTCTCactctgtgtgtcagtctgacTATGTGTCACGTCAGTCTCactctgtgtgtcagtctgacTGTGTGTCACGTAGGCCTCACTCGGTGTATCTctctgactgtgtgtttgtcggCCGTGTGTcggtctcagtctgtctgtctgtcacgtcAGTCTCACTCtatgtgtcagtctgtctgtctgtcacgtcagtctcactctgtgtgtcagtctgtctgtctgtcacgtcAGTCTCactctgtgtatctgtctgactgtgtgtccGTGCCTGCTTCCTGTTTAGAGTGTTCAACAAAgattcacactcacacaaaagtaAACAGAACGACGGTTTCAAAAAGCGTTTTTATTGAGAAAATATTCGATATGAGTCTTGCTCAAGAAAATGTGAGCACATTGTTTGAGATCTTAGTCGCAAGCCACGCCGTATCaacgtcaaaacaaaacaagaataaTAAAAAGACGACACATAACATCAAAAGCCTGCACAATCAAAACTACATCGAAATCAAAGTTTTACGCTGCGTAATTCAAAACTCAAAACAATTCCTGATTGATGCAGACTGGTTTGGATTGTGAGAAAGATTGGGTATGAAAAGTGAAATGTATAACTCAGATCCGAGGCTTCGCTAAGGACAACAACAAACTGTGAAAaactacataattatgtgatagAAGCTTGAAATGAGGTGTGACATAATTGTTATTTGCTTCGTCTACATGATTGAAAGTAGCATTAACGGGTTACATTGTCGCAATATATCCAAGTACAAAAATATATATCCTTCCAAACCATGTGTTTAGAATCTGCTAAAAGCTAATTCTACCATTGCAATGTAAACACAAAATCGTTTTCCACTGTACAAGCATAAGAATTAAATAGTACcgtagtttttggctcacgtaagtgtagcctatgcgatgataaactttgtctgtctgtgcgtgcgtatgtatgtatgtatgtgtgtatgtctgtggtagaaactttaacatttccgagtctatggattacgtcagtctcggtcaaaagtgttcgacgtgtgtgatagaaactatttgaagacgtcacattatgacgtaagagggttagacgtcacgcaaaggaattactgaaagtctcggtcattgttattgtgagcgggccgagacttcttggcagatccagggtctcgctttcttgcatagtttcacctatgcttactgtgtgtgtgtgtgtgtgtgtgtgtgtgtgtgtgtgtgtgtgtgtgtgtgtgtgtgtgtgtgtgtgtgtgtgtgtgtgtgtgtgtgtatgtgtgacggagtgattgagtttgtgttactgtttgtcgatttcttacgtgagccttgaaggcttcgcctcttgtttttgttttgttttttatacaAAAAGTACGACCCCTGCCTGTCAACTAACGATGGCAGTCTCATGCGTTACccagaagaagaacatttttcCAAACTCATGTCTCTTCAGTATTATATGTATTAAAACCGTGTACATCAGTCACATTATCAGAATACGAACCAGAGCCAGACGAATCAACTAGGGGATATAAATTTATCTTCAACACCCTGTCAACAACACGGGCCATCGTAAGGCAGGGGAGAGAGAACCAGTCAATGTAGGGGAGAGAGAACCAGTCAAGGTAGGGGAGAGAGAACCAGTCAAGGTGGGAGAGAGAACCAGTCAAGGTAAGGGAGAGAGAACCAGTCAAGGTAGGGGAGAGAGAACCAGTCAAGGTAGGGGAGAGAGAACCAGTCAAGGCAGGGGAGAGAGAACCAGTCAAGGTAGGGGAGAGAGAATCAGTCAAGGTAGGGGAGAGAGAACCAGTCACGGTAGGGGAGAGAGAACCAGTCAAGGTAGGGGAGAGAGAACCAGTCAAGGTAGGGGAGAGAGAACCAGGTAGGGGAGAGAGAACCAGTCAAGGCAGGGGAGAGAGAACCAGTCAAGGTAGGGGAGAGAGAACCAGTTAAGGTAGGGGAGAGAGAACCAGTCAAGGCAGGGGAGAGAGAACCAGGTAGGGGAGAGAGAACCAGTCAAGGTAGAGGAGAGAGAACCAGTCAAGGCAGGGGAGAGAGAACCAGTCAAGGTAGGGGAGAGAGAACCAGGTAGGGGAGAGAGAACCAGTCAAGGTAGGGGAGAGAGAACCAGTCAAGGTAGGGGAGAGAGAACCAGTCAAGGCAGGGGAGAGAGAACCAGTCAAGGTAGGGGAGAGAGAATCAGTCAAGGTAGGGGAGAGAGAACCAGTCAAGGTAGGGGAGAGAGAACCAGTCAAGGTAGGGGAGAGAGAACCAGTCAAGGTAGGGGAGAGAGAACCAGTCAAGGCAGGGGAGAGAGAACCAGTCAAGGCAGGGGAGAGAGAACCAGTCAAGGTAGGGGAGAGAGAACCAGTCAAGGTAGAGGAGAGAGAACCAGTCAAGGTAGGGGAGAGAGAACCAGTCAAGGTAGGGGAGAGAGAACCAGTCAAGGTAGGGGAGAGAGAACCAGTCAAGGCAGGGGAGAGAGAACCAGTCAAGGTAGGGGAGAGAGAACCAGTCAAGGTAGGGGAGAGAGAACCAGTCAAGGTAGGGGAGAGAGAACCAGTCAAGGTAGGGGAGAGAGAACCAGTCAAGGCAGGGGAGAGAGAACCAGGTAGGGGAGAGAGAACCAGTCAAGGTAGGGGAGAGAGAACCAGTCAAGGTAGGGGAGAGAGAACCAGTCAAGGCAGGGGAGAGAGAACCAGTCAAGGTAGGGGAGAGAGAACCAGGTAGGGGAGAGAGAACCAGTCAAGGTAGGGGAGAGAGAACCAGTCAAGGCAGGGGAGAGAGAACCAGTCAAGGTAGGGGAGAGAGAACCAGTCAAGGTAGGGGAGAGAGAACCAGTCAAGGTAGGGGAGAGAGAACCAATCAAGGCAGGGAAGAGAGAACCAGGTAGGGGAGAGAGAACCAGTCAAGGTAGGGGAGAGAGAACCAGTCAAGGTAGGGGAGAGAGAACCAGTCAAGGCAGGGGAGAGAGAACCAGTCAAGGTAGGGGAGAGAGAACCAGGTAGGGGAGAGAGAACCAGTCAAGGTAGGGGAGAGAGAACCAGTCAAGGCAGGGGAGAGAACCAGTCAAGGCGACGCAAAACACGGTCCGCTAGCTACATGTTCATGATTGGGAAAACGGACGTTGTTGAGCAAAAAGAAGACAATGACACTTTATGACGAAGACGTCGTTTGCTAAATGCAGACCTTCCCAGCTCTAGATAGCAGGCTACTACTGCACATTCTGTGACTACACTCTGTGACAACTCTCGGTGTCATGGAACCCCGGTATCGTATAGAACacatccttacagaaggctacGCGTGCTGAAAATGATCTCCTCTCAGAATGACTACTTTTGAAGATCACTTAATTAGCAttcctgagaaaaaaaacacacaattaaaacaaaaggaAATATGTTAATATTTTAAACATCTATGAACAAATGTCCCGTGTGGAATCAACTGTTATTAAACAAATGATCAAACGTAACCACAATGGCGTCAGTCAGAGATTCACTGCGCTACGTTATCAGTATTGTCATTCAATCAAggtggcgttttaatgaaacagatcctgtgattggtcagaatgccccaactcattaaaaattaccggtcattaattgtcgataaccactcgctaaaaaagccattaaccacctgctggcgaggcgcattgatacaacctcaactagtctcggttagctttgagggtcattttacaagtaggaaatatgaaggccaacgaaataccgagaccataaggtatgcgaagtgatgacgtcaaatacgtgacgtaagttgatgcatgaattcttccggactacgtcagtcaatacaccgattaacagttccgcggccattttagattcgcacatgcgcacatctttttctacgagcacttttgcttcttcttcctcttccggtttcctgtttttgagaaaatgcgcaTCCGCAGATTGTTTTTTCgaaagttttttcttcttcctgttccggttgatttgagaaagcgtagattcagtcggcagaaagtgcaattttgtagtcttccagccctgaagttgcttttgagtgttcgaagaaaggTTCTAAGGATTACATCGGGCACATAAACACGCGattttccatttttttcccacttcgatttgaacgcgtgcgcagatcgttttttgcgagtatgtttgtacttcttcctcttccgctttccttcttcgttccatgtaaaTTCCGAAACAGCAGTACAGCACCGACAACACGTGTATATTCATGGAACACAGATCTCGATGTCGTAGCATCCTGGTCACTTGCACTGACAACACGTGTATATTCATGGAACATCGATCTCGATGTCGTAGCATCTGGTCACTTGCACTGACAACACGATTATATCTATGGAACACAGATGTCGATGTCGTAGCATCCTGGTCACTTGCACTGACAACACGTGTATATTCATGGAACACAGATGTCGATGTCGTAACACCCTTGTCACTTGCACAGCACTTCGAGGAGCGAGGACGAGGTCGGCGCATTCTCCTGAGGACAAGTCCTTCCAGCTGCTCCCGTTCTCAAGCACTGGTCTCTGACGGCGCGGCGAACACGTCGTTCCTCTCAACGTACCCGGATGATGCTTGCCGCATGGGGGACGACATAACCAGTGCGCCACCGAGTGACCCCCTCTCCTTCCCTGCATTCTCTCCCTTGATCCTCTcgccgtgtctctgtttggcAACACCCTTCTTGGGGGCTGCCCTTGCAGGCTCTCCTGGGGTCATGTTGAACGTTTCATCGTCGTTGTCATTGTGCGGTGTCTCCTGCACACTCGTGAAGCCAGGAGACGATCGCCATTGCGGAGAACGTTGGGCAGAGTTGGGAGAGGAGTAGCCAGAGTCCAGTCTCTCAAAGccacccctccctcctcccccctctctcccgccTGCATCGCTCTCATCAGCCGTTACCATGGCAGCGCTGCTGTCAAGAATCAAGGTCATCTTCTCAACTTTATCCAAGGGTACATAACCAGCGCCGTTTGAACTCTGGCTTGGCGTTGAATCGGATAAAGAGGACCCCGACTCTTCAGATCGCGCTGCGTCCTTCTCTGTGTGCTGGCTTCTCCCTTCACTGTCATCTTCGTCCTTCTCTGTGTGCTGGCTTCTCCCTTCACTGTCATCTTCGTCCTTCTCTGTGTGTTGGCTTCCCCCTTCACTGTCATCTTCGTCCTGCACGGGCAGGGAGACATCTGGGATTGTTGCATGGCGGAGAACATAGCCACCGGGCATAGCAGACAGTAGGGGGATGTCTGTCGCTGGCTCCTGGTCAAGGTGACCTTGAGGAGCAGGGTCAATGACACGACCTTGAGGTGCAGGGTCAATGTCACGATCAATCTGGGGGTCAAGAACAGCTCCTTCCCCCTGTTCTACAGGTTGTTGAGGTGGACGTGGTGGAGAATCAGCCGCTGACGGAGTGGACAGCACAGAGGGGAGATGACGTGTTGTTGGTGAGAGGTCCTGTTGTATCGGGTTCTCTGGCTCAGGGTTTACATTCGCTGGGTTACAGGGTTCGTCAAGACGCCCGCCAGGGGCAGAGGAAGGCAGATATGTGTGGTGGGAGGGTGACGGATCCTCCATGCTTCCTGGTGCCGCTTCGCCCTGAAGATTATCTGAAGCATCTTGCTGGTTGACATGACGCGTCGGGCCAGACTGGGCGTGTACATGCGTGACGTCATGGGTGACGTAGCCAGGACTCACCGTCGCTGGACTCGCCTCGAGCCGCTCGTCAGAAGGCTCCCCCTCTTGCGTGCCTTGCCTGCGTGATTTCTCAGTTACGCCGGAGGATGAGATCTGCGAATAGCTGCCAAGTCCCTGCTGCTCGGGAACAGACACAGTTACCTCCCTGTCTACGGAGTTCGTGGCGCCTTCCAGGGTGAAATCCTGGGTTGGGTTGGTGACAGTTTCTGCAGGGGCTGCCCAGCCGTTGTCCTCTTTCTTTGGGTCAAGCTTGGCCTCAGAGTCAACTCCATTGCCAGAATTGACAGCAGTCGGCGTTGTGCCAGGGTCCGACAGCGCGACAtgaacaacaccaacaacggGCTCAAATGGCGCCGGACATTTCCCTTTGGAGAAGTTGATGACAACTTCTGCTGGTTCACCGGAGAGCTGTTCGCCATCTTGCCGGGGACAGTCCTCAGTGCTGAAGCGAACATAGCTGTTGCTGCCTGTGTCTGAGAGGGAAGGGAAATCTTTCAAAGTCCCCTTGCCGACTGTGTCAAGACCTTCATCGCTCTCGCCTCCGCCGAAACACGCCGGTACCGGGATGTGTGCAGATTTACACTCTGCCACGGCAGCGGCTGGCTCCTCGCCTGAAGACACAATGCAACCAGAGTCGTCTCCCTGGATATAACCATCCGCCATGGTGACGTAAGCAGTGCAGCCGACGTTGCCATCAGGGCTGGCGGACTGAGTGTGGTCAGTGATGGTGAGATCTGTTGGTCCGGTTGATGGGACACTGTCCGCCCCTTGCAGCACCACCTGGCGAGGGGTGGCGGGAGAGTTGTCGATGTAGCCACTGTCCTTACTGTCCTGGTGTTTCTGTGGACACAGAATGGACATTGGTCAGTCTCGTTTTGACTTCAGTATAGTGTATACAATGTagtgtgcgtgagcgtgtgcgtgcgtgctagtGAACACGTGCGCCCACTTGGTGCACGCGTACTCACGCCAGCAATCCTAAAAAAAACTCACTCACAACAAAATGAACAAGGTCAATTTGACTTGAAAcaagcagacacacaatgaCGTCAAACAGAATGCTTGGCAGTGTTGCTGTGTGCCGTGCTACTCTGCTATGTCATACACTATGAACCATAGTAATGCTGTGACCAGTATTTATAtatttaccacacacacacacacacacacacacacacacacacacacacacacacacacacacacactttacaggAGGCTTTGCGCACAAAGACACGCCCAGTCTGTCCAACAATAAAAACTCACATGGGTTACCGCAGCAGAAGTGCCTACAGGTACGAATCCTTGGTTTGAAACTCCGGTTAGAAAACTGCTTCCTGGCTGGCCAGCGTGGTGGAACTGTGGAGAAAAATCGTTAACATATGTCACCTTCACACTCTCATCTCGTGTCtgttcgtttgcttgtttgtgtgtgttcctcatctcgtgtctgtttgtttgcttgtttgtgtgtgttcctcatctcgtgtctgtttgtttgcttgtttgtgtgtgttcctcatctcgtgtctgtctgtttgcttgtttgtgtgtgttcctcatctcgtgtctgtctgtttgcttgtttgtgtgtgttcctcatctcgtgtctgtctgtttgcttgtttgtgtgtgttccccatctcgtgtctgtctgtttgcttgtttgtgtgtgttccccatctcgtgtctgtttgtttgcttgtttgtgtgtgttccccatctcgtgtctgtttgtttgcttgtttgtgtgtgttccccatctcgtgtctgtttgtttgcttgtttgtgtgtgttccccatctcgtgtctgtttgtttgcttgtttgtgtgtgttcctgaGAATGATTATGTAGAGGtcacatgccgagtctcagtgaatatGAAAAGTAacggtcgaagttagcggatcatgaaaaatgcgagcttcagcgattGAGTGTCcgaagaaagagtgtaaaggttCTTAGGATTACATcgagcacacaaacacgcgattttcctttttta is from Littorina saxatilis isolate snail1 linkage group LG5, US_GU_Lsax_2.0, whole genome shotgun sequence and encodes:
- the LOC138967643 gene encoding uncharacterized protein; protein product: MFGVRGQHFSVCGHLSSYLLLTVVLCQALHVGGLWFEPKGRIEKNASYNSMYYVGENLKVHCIKFSDFTGEVYFQQGNRNYSQEYVTQINTTHALLDKPVTDDDFEETTLSCADGDGLVANDTIYTDYAPQNATDLKMVWLNEVNLFINWGFNNTPYKIAHSESLINVTGEWCSNPSSEGNCKECYNGNLNSASCEIPGITNEWATVYVRVNMTNVRRTDTVSTEFPGVKIRHHVKPLPVSSVHVTALNSTSVRVDVTTVLYKSFYTITYHAPLGDEGNYNTTSKTSEKSFVISGLHPAYSYTFDVRCKYEAHRGYLSEPVQFNLGRMPEDVPSTAPVVTPGGFYLDCSPGSDKSANNATAFIYYQVIPEEDKNGEIVNYTATVHGDEKNLTFTQSGTTRDPRTVKLDSVPCGGNFDVTLHAHTAVGPSPGAVLHVPRWSEEPDSIVDKLKLKLRLNNGAITAEWEPVADTHNMSLLVYYCNKASDNAMCQSAILHVNITAANGSYPLPSADANMKFGVAAILQDDATTGIKFTECIYDPTKVSPIPSDVRASGQTDSILVMWKGENACDSTKRIIIYNYEIELVVPGGSETIRYVVDASKGVYELRNVTQDTDYQVRMRAITSSGVSGFSDPVRARLSSIVSGLKDEEIAGIAMAVLVVVFILGSLVFCFCRDKFRAVKSKFSRSVDIPTPTLSREFHHAGQPGSSFLTGVSNQGFVPVGTSAAVTHKHQDSKDSGYIDNSPATPRQVVLQGADSVPSTGPTDLTITDHTQSASPDGNVGCTAYVTMADGYIQGDDSGCIVSSGEEPAAAVAECKSAHIPVPACFGGGESDEGLDTVGKGTLKDFPSLSDTGSNSYVRFSTEDCPRQDGEQLSGEPAEVVINFSKGKCPAPFEPVVGVVHVALSDPGTTPTAVNSGNGVDSEAKLDPKKEDNGWAAPAETVTNPTQDFTLEGATNSVDREVTVSVPEQQGLGSYSQISSSGVTEKSRRQGTQEGEPSDERLEASPATVSPGYVTHDVTHVHAQSGPTRHVNQQDASDNLQGEAAPGSMEDPSPSHHTYLPSSAPGGRLDEPCNPANVNPEPENPIQQDLSPTTRHLPSVLSTPSAADSPPRPPQQPVEQGEGAVLDPQIDRDIDPAPQGRVIDPAPQGHLDQEPATDIPLLSAMPGGYVLRHATIPDVSLPVQDEDDSEGGSQHTEKDEDDSEGRSQHTEKDEDDSEGRSQHTEKDAARSEESGSSLSDSTPSQSSNGAGYVPLDKVEKMTLILDSSAAMVTADESDAGGREGGGGRGGFERLDSGYSSPNSAQRSPQWRSSPGFTSVQETPHNDNDDETFNMTPGEPARAAPKKGVAKQRHGERIKGENAGKERGSLGGALVMSSPMRQASSGYVERNDVFAAPSETSA